The genomic window TGGGCGCTGCGCCGGTCCAGGCCCAATGGCAGTTCCCCAGGCCGATGATCTTTCGGATATTGTTCAGCACGAAGCGCTGCGCCATCAGATTCCTGAGGCCCAGCCAAAATGGTACCGGCTTCCCCTCGGCTGCGCAGGTCGCCGCCCGTTCACCGATGGCGATGGCTTTCCGGTAGGCCCAGCGCTGCAGCGGCGTAGCGTCGGAGAGCGCAATCATTATCGAGGAGTAGAACTTCTCCCATACCCGGGGCACGGCGCCCATGATCGTTGGCTGCACCTCCTGGACGTTTTCCGGCACCGTATCGGGGTTTTCGATATAGTTCGAAACCACTCCGGCATAGAGCGCCAGGTAGCAGCCATGTACGCGCTCCGCCACATGGCACATGGGCAAAAACGCCAAGCGCTCTTCGCCTTGTTCCTTCCAGCCAAATGACAGCGTGCTGTTGACGCACTGGAAAATGATATTCCGGTGGGAAATCATCGCCCCTTTGGGTGGGCCGGTGGTGCCGGAAGTATAGACCAGAATGGCCAGATCATCGGGCTGGGCCAGATCCAGGCATCGTTCGAATTCACCTGGATTTTTCTTGTCGAAATCCTCTCCCAGCTCGAGGAAGGTAGTGAAGTCGATGGCCATGGGATCCGAAAAATCCCGCAATCCCTCCATGTCAAAGATTACGATTTTCTCGAGTGTGTGGCAGTTCTCCCGGACGGAAAGAACCTTGTCGAGTTGCTCTTCGTTTTCGACGAATATGATTCTTGTCTTTGAATCATTGACCAGGTATTCGATCTGGCTCGGTGCATCCGTCGGATAGACTCCGGCACTGACCCCACCGGCACATAGGCAGCCCAGGTCGGCATATATCCATTCCGGTTTGTTGTTGGAAAGCACGCAGATAACCTGCCCCTTCTCGAGGCCCAGGGCGCGAAACGCCATGGCCACCCGGCGCATATTGTCACCCAACTGGCCCCAGGTGATTTCCTGCCAGATGCCGAAGTCCTTCTCGCGGATGATCACCCGGTCGGGAATGCTCTTGACGCGCCGCCAAATCATCCCCGGTACCGTGCCGGTGGCGGCATCATCCTCGGCGATGGTCAATTCCGTGCCGGCATCGGTCGTCAGCTGTCTGGTGGTGATGTTGCCTTTCATGACGAGCCCATTTCCCATGATTTCCCTAGCGCCACTGCTTTTTTTTCTTCCAGCGGCGTTTTCCGCGAACCCCTGTTTCTTTCACACCCAGATAAAACTCCTGAATGTCCTCGCTGTCCAACAGGGTCTGGCAATCACCCTCCATGACGATCCGGCCGACTTCGAGGACGTAGCCGAAATCAGCCATGTTCAGGGCCATTTTGGCGTTCTGCTCGACCAACAGCATGGTGACGCCCTGCTCTTGGTTGATACGCGCAATGATATCGAAAATCTGCCGCACCAGCAGCGGCGACAGGCCCAGCGAAGGCTCATCCAGCAGCAGCAGCTTGGGGCGCCCCATCAGCGCGCGACTGATCGCCAGCATCTGTTGTTCGCCACCGGAAAGCTGGCCGGCCGCCTGGTGCGCACGCTCTTTCAGGGCCGGGAAATAGTCCAGGACCATTTCCTGATCGCGCTCGATCTCCCGGCGATCGCGACGGGCATAAGCTCCCATCATCAGGTTTTCCCGGACCGAGAGGAAGGGGAATACCTCCCGTCCTTCCGGAACGTGGCACAGTCCCTGGCGCACGACCCAGTCCGGGTTGCGGTTCTGGATCTCCTGGCCGTCGAACAGGACGGAACCCTTCCGCGGATCCATGACGCCGGAAATCGTTTTCAAGATGGTCGTCTTGCCGGCACCGTTGGCGCCAAGTACGGCCACGATCCTGCCCGTCTCGACCCGCAGGCTGACCCCGCGGATGGCCATGATCGGACCGTAGTAGGTCTCGATATTGTTCAGGGTCAGGATCGCGTCGTCCATCATCAGTCCCCGATATAGGCCTTGATCACCTCGGGATCCTGTTGCACTTCAGCGGGCGTGCCTCTGGCCAGGACTTCGCCGTAGTTGAGGACCAGCACCCGATCCGAGACCTGGCCGACCAGCTTCATGTCGTGTTCCACCATCAAAACGGTGATGCCCAGATCCTTGACGATATCCTCGATCCAAAACGCCATATCCTCCGTTTCCTCCACGTTGAGGCCGGAGGAGGGTTCATCGAGCAACAGCAGCTTCGGTTCGGTGCACAGTGCCCGGGCCACTTCCACGACCTTGCGCACACCGAAGGGCAGATTGGCGATCAGCGAATTGCGATAGCGGGCCAAATCGAGAAAATCGATGACCTCCTCCACCCGTCCGCGGTGGGCCAGTTCGCTACGGCGCACCGAAGGCAGGAACAGCATCTCGCCGATTAGGTTCGAGGTCCGGTGGGGGTGCCGGCCGATCAACAGGTTCTGCAGAACGCTTGCGTGTTCAAAGAGCTCGATATTCTGGAAGGTGCGGGCGATGCCCAATCCCGCGATTACGTGCGGTGCCGCGTCGGAAATATCGCTGCCATCGAAAGTCAAGCTTCCTTCGGTCATATCGTAGATGCGGCTGATCAAATTGAAGATCGTCGTCTTGCCCGCGCCGTTGGGTCCGATGATGGTGAAGACCTCGCCCCGGGCAACGTCGAACGACACGTTGTTGACCGCGCGAATGCCGCCGAAGCGAATCGAGATACCGTCCGCCGCGAGCAAGCTCATCGCAGGCGCTCCGATTTCAAATAGGTCTTTTGTCTCTTGAAGGTGGCCTTCTTGTATAGGGGGAAGAGGTCGAAAAAAAAGCGGATCTTCATCCAGCGGCCGTAGATCCCCAGGGGCTCCAGCAGGATCACGTAGACCAATACCAGGCCGAAGATGCCCGGCTCCAGACCGGCGGCCGTGGCGATCTGCTGCGGCAGGTAGTCACGCATGATAGCTATGGCCTGCGGCAGCAG from Alphaproteobacteria bacterium includes these protein-coding regions:
- a CDS encoding long-chain fatty acid--CoA ligase, yielding MKGNITTRQLTTDAGTELTIAEDDAATGTVPGMIWRRVKSIPDRVIIREKDFGIWQEITWGQLGDNMRRVAMAFRALGLEKGQVICVLSNNKPEWIYADLGCLCAGGVSAGVYPTDAPSQIEYLVNDSKTRIIFVENEEQLDKVLSVRENCHTLEKIVIFDMEGLRDFSDPMAIDFTTFLELGEDFDKKNPGEFERCLDLAQPDDLAILVYTSGTTGPPKGAMISHRNIIFQCVNSTLSFGWKEQGEERLAFLPMCHVAERVHGCYLALYAGVVSNYIENPDTVPENVQEVQPTIMGAVPRVWEKFYSSIMIALSDATPLQRWAYRKAIAIGERAATCAAEGKPVPFWLGLRNLMAQRFVLNNIRKIIGLGNCHWAWTGAAPISPDLIRWYQALGISLYEVYGQTENTGLATANLPGLVKLGTVGRRVPFGEVRISDAGEILLRGDHVFMGYLNQPEKTAETVVDGWLHTGDVGLIDNQGFVKITDRMKDIIITAGGKNITPTEIENELKFSPYISDAVVIGDRRKYLTCLIMIDHENVEKYAQDHNVPFTNFTSLTRTPEVMALIDSEVEKANKKFARVETVKKFRLLEHQLDPEDDELTPTMKLKRKFVSEKYADLIEDMYQAA
- a CDS encoding ABC transporter ATP-binding protein; translated protein: MDDAILTLNNIETYYGPIMAIRGVSLRVETGRIVAVLGANGAGKTTILKTISGVMDPRKGSVLFDGQEIQNRNPDWVVRQGLCHVPEGREVFPFLSVRENLMMGAYARRDRREIERDQEMVLDYFPALKERAHQAAGQLSGGEQQMLAISRALMGRPKLLLLDEPSLGLSPLLVRQIFDIIARINQEQGVTMLLVEQNAKMALNMADFGYVLEVGRIVMEGDCQTLLDSEDIQEFYLGVKETGVRGKRRWKKKKQWR
- a CDS encoding ABC transporter ATP-binding protein, whose protein sequence is MSLLAADGISIRFGGIRAVNNVSFDVARGEVFTIIGPNGAGKTTIFNLISRIYDMTEGSLTFDGSDISDAAPHVIAGLGIARTFQNIELFEHASVLQNLLIGRHPHRTSNLIGEMLFLPSVRRSELAHRGRVEEVIDFLDLARYRNSLIANLPFGVRKVVEVARALCTEPKLLLLDEPSSGLNVEETEDMAFWIEDIVKDLGITVLMVEHDMKLVGQVSDRVLVLNYGEVLARGTPAEVQQDPEVIKAYIGD